The Heterodontus francisci isolate sHetFra1 chromosome 4, sHetFra1.hap1, whole genome shotgun sequence DNA window tattcaggcttgggctgctaagtggcaagtggcATTTGTGCACAGAAGTGCCAGGTAATATTCACCTCCAAGACAGAGTCTAACCACCTTCCTTTGATATTGAACCACATTACCATTGCCAAATCCGTCACCATGAACATTCTGGGCGTTATCATTGACCAGGAACGTAActaggccagccacataaatactggggCTATAACAGCAGTCcgaggttgggtattctgcagtgtGTGACTCACCAGCTGACTCCCCAAGtcgttccaccatctacaaggcactagtcaggaatgagatggaatactctccacttgcctggatgggtgcagctccaacaacactcaagatgctgaacaccatccaggacaaagcagctttcttgactggcaccccattcatcacctgaaacattcactcgctccgccACTGGGTGCAACGTggttgcagtatgtaccatctacaagatgcactgtagcacttcaccaaggcttctttgacagcacctcccaaactcgcCTAGAGAACATCTctgcctccaagttcccctccaagccacacaccgtcctgacttggaaatatattgacattccttcatcattgttaagtcataatcctggaacttcccacctaacagcactgtgggagcagcttcaccacacagactgcagtgattcaagaaggctgctcagcaccaccttatcaagggcaattagggatggacaataaatgctggccttgccagcgatgcccacatctcatgattgAATATAAAAGAATGCAGCATGCAAACAGATCTTAGTGGAGTCTTTAATGGACGTACCACCTTCACTGAAAGGTTTTGTTGAAATGTGGATGGTACATCATTCATAAATATTGACTGACTTATGATCGGTTAAAGTGGGCCAAAGGGATCCCTAGTGATGAGGAGGAATCATATGTGAGTTTGCAGGAGGCTCAGGTAGAAATGTGCCTTATTGCCATGCAAAACCAGAACACTGGAAAGTTAAATTCAGCAGACACTAATGCTGCCAAATTTCTTTGAGGCGTTAAACTTCTGCAttggcaaagaggagttcctgagGGCGGAAGCTGCATTTACCTGCTGACTTCTGAGGAGGTTGCCCCTCCAATTCAAAAATAGAAACCACCTTCCACGTCATCTCTTTGAGCATAGCCCTGACAACCCTGTTTCTGTGCCACTGCAGTCCACTTTGATATCTTTCAAAAACACAGCAGAAACAACTTGTAAACTGTTTACTTTAACAACAAAGGAAGTGCATATACCCCTTTACCAGATATCCTGCTCCTCTTGGACTCCACTCAAGTGAAGGGGAGTGAGATTTGgtgagaaagagaacaaaagggaaggtgtgtgacaggacagagggtacaaagctgtcatggaacaaaggcccaGCAAATCGCCACCCCCGCCCCCtacttcacttgctgaaaacctaatacttttctcacctttggcagttctgatgaaaggtcacagacctgaaacgttaactctgcttctctctccacagatgctgcctgacctgctgagtatttccagcactttctgggtttttttctgTTGTAGGATCATTCCAGTTCCAGTTTTGCATTTTGCAAAAAGCCCAATTTTTTTCCTCCACAGCAATTTTGACCTTTTTTACTTAGTTGATCTCAAGTACTTCTCAATAGAAAGGAGGCAAGTAGAAAATTTGAGAAAGACAAGCAGGTTTATGAATAGTGACTAATTTTACTGCACAATTTTTTAAAGCACTGCCACTGTCAATATCAATGCTGACCACTGAGTAGCGCTATTGTTTTTTAATACAGCATGAACGTGCTGTTCATTTAGAAACTTTGTCCATTTAAGCACctatctgtttctctgtctctctatctcttgtTTAATAAATCAGAATTTTTTAAGTCATAATGATGTCATTAGCCAGAATATCATTTTCTGTGGACAATATAAACTTACAGCTGGCAGAAAATAGTTTCTTTCCCCCTACAGCTATTGGACCTTCTGATAGTGTAGTATTTTAGTATTTACACTTGTGGCTTCCCGGCATGTTAACATGTGAAATCATGAATACCACAAGCTTATAGGGTAGGAAAGAACATCTAAACCTATGATGAAGTATGGGTCAAATGAGAAAAGAGTTTTTCCTTAAACTTGCATTTGATTGCTATGTAAATAAATAGCTGGATCCTGCTCCAGTGAGGCCATGCCTTCCACTAAAACCACAATGAAGAATGTTGGTAACCTCAGTTTTCTTGCCTTTTTCTTGGGTTTTTTGGCGAAGTTTCTCCCTCTGCTAAAGAAGCTGATTCTTGCGTTGAATGATTACATCAGTACAGGCAGTCCCTTCTGTACTTCACTCAAGTAGCCATTCTTCATTCGTGACGCTAGGCATTGACAATTGGCAGCTGTTCCTTCTGGGAGAATGGTTGCCAGAGCTAAGCCCGATTCTATTCTTACTCAATGTACTTTCCAGTAGAAGTCATAAATATTATAGAAAAATAAGCTACACTTGTTCATCTAATCAACATCATCGATGCCAGGAGTTAACATTCAAGACATTTTTGAGGGGTGACTTTGAAGCCTTATGCTGAACAAAGAAGGCTCGATTTCATGATGCCTCACCAACAGTGGGTGGAAGTTGCAAATTCAGAAGTACAAACATACACAACAATTTGTAGTCCATAGATGGTGTTGTGGTAATGTTGCtgacctagtaatccagaggctcaggtgaatgtcctgaggacatgggttcaaatcccaccatggcagctggtggagtttaaattaaTTTTAGttcataaaatctggaattgaaagctagtctcagtatggcaccatgaaactatcattgatgtaaaaacccatctgtttcactaatgtcctttaactaatgtcctttagggaaggaaatcttctgtccttacctggtctggcctacatgtgacttcagacccacagcaatgtgattgaaacttaactgccctctgaaatgacctagcaagcccctcagctgttaagggtaattaaggatgggcaacaaatgccttccttgccagtgatgcccacatcccatggaagaataaaaaacaaaTTCCCAACAGTTAAAAGCAACTCCACTTGATTAGAACCAGTTCAGTGCTATTGAAGAGGTGGAAACCCATTTGGACGGATTgcagcagagagttgcagagatgaaCATGGATCTTGGAGATGACTACATATTCAATACCTTCAGAGAGGAAAGGGTGGTTAGAGTTGGGGCAGTTGTTGGCGAGGGTGGTTTGAAGAGCGGTGTGATGACAGAGGTTTTAAAAGGACAGTGGATAGTGCCAATTGGCTCACCATGTGTGTGCTAATAGAGAACCCTCCATGCCATGTAACATAAATTGACAAATTTCACCCCTACTATGTCCAAGCCTTCAATACTGGTTGTTAGCAATAACTTTGGTATCAATAAATATCAGATAAACAAAGTCCATAGTACTGATTGTAAAGTAGAAGCATGTTTCCTGTCCAAGACCCTAGTGCTTGTCAGCACCATGGACTTCTTTTCTCTGATCTCCTTGGAACTGAATTTCTCAAAAGGAAACATTGTTTTCTCAATATCAACCTCATTAGCAACAAGATGCAGTGCCAAAGAGCAGCAGGGCCATCACATACACTTTGATCCACACTGGGCAGTCACAATTGATATCCGGTAATACACCACTTCTGACACTAAATTGCCCCAAATTTAACTTTTTCCCAATAGAGACCAGGGAAACCTGCCCCTACTGTGAAATATTGTCCCTGGCAAGTGAAACAATTCTAGATGAGTTCCAAGATGATTCATTTGTTTGATACTGATTTTTACAAGATCGAGGACATGGACGCATTTGTATTCGACAGACTCCTCTAACCTTCCTGCAGCCTAATATACATCAGAGAGTGCAATATGCTCTACTCACGCTACCTTCTGTATAATTATGATTTGAACTGTTTGTCATTTCTGTTATGCACTCTCGGTAACTATTTAAAATCAAATAATTAACACGCGTTGCAAACAATAGCACCGTAAACCTGCATACATTTCTAGGCACTAATCTGACTTTTTTGTAGAATTATGAAATGTTTAAATACATTTTTGATGTAACGATGTGGCATAGCTAAGATCAAAGCTATCTGTAAACAAAGATCTTGTCTTCAAAGTAACTATTAATGTATGTTCCCCAGCTTCTTCGAGGAGGTGTCTTGATTTCTCGTCATCCTGCCCACACGGGTTGTAACCATGTGGATGGATATTCTTCATTGTGTTGATTGTGCTGCTAAGGAACGGCTAAGTCATGGAACGTTGGCCTGGAGGCCACAATGGTTGCTGCGGCTTCAGTGGAACACTGCTTCTTTGTGGCAGGTTCACCCTCTGATGTGATCCAGTGCCAGTCCTAACACCTAATCCACGGTTTAAATTATAGGAAGCACGGAAGAAATGGCTGGAAGATGACGGTGGTGTAAGGTATGGTAAACATGTAAAGAGCAAGGTCAGTAAACTGCGTAAATTATAAGTAAGCTATTGGATGCGTTGTGATAACAGCGGCGTCTCACCCAATCCactaaccccttatcctgaggaatAACCGCAACCCCTAACTATAACCACTATTTTTCAACTCAACACTAACCCCGAACCAGTAACCACTGATCTAACCCTAAAACGAAACTAAATTGCACAGTTTTAATAGCTTGATGTAATGCTGGTTATACTAGTCATTACAGTGCCTTTCATTATGCAGGTTGGCCGCCTTATCAGTagtgacagaaagtgctggaaatactcaacaggcatctgtggagagcgaaacagagttagcgtttcaggtctgtgacctttcatcagaactatgttCAGAACTATCAGTTTTATCAATAGTCACTCCGATTTTCCATTAGCCCAGATGTCTGACGTTAACCTGTTACCACGTCTAAGAGTCTCTGAACCAAGCTCGTGAGAAATCTGCACCTGTAGAATTTCACACTGGACTAACACTTCACTTTGCTCCATTTTTGGACACAGAATAGTTGGCACACTGCCAGCGTGCATCCCTGGCCTCATTGCAGCATTATCAGCGTGTTCCCCCATCTGACATGTTTCCAGAAGCAGCTCAGACATCGTCCTACGAAGCCTCAgatttttctatttttattacgCACTACAAATTCTGATGCAGCAACACTTGGCAAGGGGTAGCTAtggtgatagtggatgcattggcgatcatcttccaaaattctacagaatctggagcggttcctgcagattggaaggtcgcaaatgtcaccccgctatttaagaaggctgtgacttgtggggtacggcagggatcagtgcttgggccccagttgttcacaatgtatatcaatgatttggatgtggggacaaaatgtgatatttccaagggaatcacagacctgttagccttacatcagtcgtggggaaaatgctagaatctattctaaaggatgtaataaatggacacttggataataatgatctgattgggcatagtcaacatggacttatgaatgggaaatcatgtttgacgaatctgttggagttttttgagcatgttctgaacagaattgataaaggggagtcggtggacgtggtatacttgaattttcagaaggtttttgataaagtctcccacaggaggttggttagcaagattaaagcacatgggataggaggtaatatactggcatggattaaggattggttaacaggcagaaagcagagagtaggaataaacgtgtcattctcgcgttggtaggctgtgactaatggggtaccacagggatcaatgcttgggccccagctgttcacaatgtatatcaatgatttggatgtggggacgaaatgtgatatttccaagttcgcggatgacacaaaactaggtgggaatgtgtgttgtgaggaagatgccaagcagcttcaagaggatttggacagacttagtgagtgggcaaggacgTGGCAGAtggatataatgtggaaaaatgtgaggttatccactttgagaggaggaatagatgtgcagagtatttcttaaatggtaagagattagaaagtgtagatatacaaagggacctgggtgtccttgtcaataagtcactgaaagctaacatgcaggtccagcaagcaattaagaagactaatggtatgttagcctttatcacaagaggacttgagtacaggggtagtgaagtcttccttcaattgtatagaaccttggttagaccacaccttgagtactgtgtgcagtttcggtccccttaccttaggaaagatattattgccatagagggagtgcaacgaaggtttacctgacttgttcccaggatggcgggactgtcctgtgaagagagattggggaaactgggcctgtattctctagagtttcgaagaatgagaggtgatctcattgaaacctgcgaaaaacttaaagggatagatgcaggtaagatgtttcccctgtttgggaaGTCtagaaataagggggaagccacttgggacagagatgaggagaaatttctttactcagaggcttgtgaatctttggaattctctgccccagagggctgtggaagctcagtcattgaatatgtttaaagcagagattgacagatttctaaatacaaatgacataaggggatatgaggataatgtgggaaaaaggcattgaagtggaagaatagccatgatcatattgaatggcagggcaggctcgatgggctgaatggcctactcctgttcctatgttcctataaattaTCTAAGTACAAAAGATTAACTTCCAGCATGTGCAAACTGTGAAAATATTCTTGCCAGACACTCTGTTAGAAGATTGCTAATTCACCTTCAGGTAAATCAGGGGTGAGAGCCAACAGCGGTCTTCAGGAATGCTCTTACATAAGGATAAAATGTAAATAAATCACTTGATGAGGCTGAATTTGAAATATATTTCCTGTTGATAAATAAAATGTGAATTAACATTTTTTATTTCATTGACTGAGACAATATGTTGGATAATTTTCTGAAAATTACTTGGGTATTATACTCAAACGATACTATAAATAGTAAATAATCTGTATGAGATGATTGTATAAAATTATTGTTTCTCAATAATGCAATTCTTTAATTGACAGACTGTCTCTTTCTCAGACATTCTCCTATGAAGCCTCAAATTCTTCTCTCATTTTTACACACTACAAATTCTGATACAGCAACGTTTTGCAAAGATCAACTTCCAGCCTGTGCAGACTGTAAAAAATATTCTTGCCAAATACCCCATCCGTGAACACAGCTATAAAAGTAAACTAAATTGGAAAGAAGTTTATCCAAGATAAGCCATCGAAACGTTCCAAATTTTTCATCCTGTGGATCCATAAGTAACTCATTAATTGTAACTCCATACCCATTTACAAGGCTAACATCTAGAACTATGCATGTGTTAGCTCAAATCATATAGTTTTCATCCACTGGACAGTCATTTGTTTAACATATTGGGTATCTACAGCAAATCTGTTGTCTCGTTCTCGAGAATTAAAGGAACACTTTTACAACTGTAAAGAAATCACCTTCCACAGCAGTAGCTCAACAATTTAAGATTAAAGGATTTTAAAAAGTTAGCTATGTCAAAACTTTTGAGAGTGTGCTATATCTGTGGTAAGCAATTTGGATTACATTCAATTGCTGTACATGAGCCTCAGTGCCTGAAGAAATGGCGCATTGAAAATGAGAAATTACCAAAACACCAAAGAAGGCCAGAACCAAGAAAACCAAAGGCTGTTAAAACTGATGGTTCGTATGATGCTGATGCTTCCAATGCAGAGGCATTTGCAAGTGCAAATGCCCAGCTTATTCCCTGTGAAAACTGTGGTCGCACATTCCGACCTGATCGACTTTCTGTGCACCAGAGAAGCTGTAAACCAAAAGATGGAGCCACATCATCCAGAACACCTGAGTCAAGAACAGGTTACAGTTCTGTAAGTGTTTGACTACCTTTTCTAACAAGTACTTCCCATATGCAGTCTAGTCAAACAGAGTGCAAAAAGGGAGAAAGGCAGAATCAGAGGACTGGATTGCATGAGAAGAGACGTAAAGCTGAAGCAGATTGTAAATATAGGGTGGGAGAAACTGCAAACAGATTtgaagatgaggattttaaattcaatGTGTCGATGGACAGGGTGCCAGTGTAGCTTCGCAAAGGAAGTGGGGTGaagggcaaatggaacttaatgtgACACAAAATGCtggcagtggagttttggatgatTTGGACTTTGTGGAGGGTGGAACTTCAGAATCTGGTGAGGAGTCCATTTGAGAAATTGGAGTCAATTATCATATACTGATGTAAGTAATTTCTAGATGCAAATCCCACCAGAATGATAAAGT harbors:
- the LOC137369160 gene encoding zinc finger protein 474-like isoform X1, giving the protein MSKLLRVCYICGKQFGLHSIAVHEPQCLKKWRIENEKLPKHQRRPEPRKPKAVKTDGSYDADASNAEAFASANAQLIPCENCGRTFRPDRLSVHQRSCKPKDGATSSRTPESRTGYSSPPASRRPRTVICYLCGREYGTTSISIHEPQCLKKWHMENDKLPRHLRRPEPRKPEVRSITGKGAYDVDAVNEAAWRSSLDQLVPCDICGRTFLPDRLIVHQRSCKPK